A genomic segment from Oncorhynchus clarkii lewisi isolate Uvic-CL-2024 chromosome 14, UVic_Ocla_1.0, whole genome shotgun sequence encodes:
- the LOC139365900 gene encoding transmembrane emp24 domain-containing protein 11: MNVRGIGLWMLCYLVLTAAMYFDLGEQEEKCLIEEIPGDMLVTGYFLLENWDAKNNLNSPHLGLTITVRDPNHDILMKKRYGRFGKFTFTSHASGPHWLCMQSNSTRFSVFAGERLRIHFDVQMGEHSIDPSVERRKDTVQTMEYSLEHLRDQILYITRQQDFQREREETFRQISEETNGKVLWWAVVQTSVLLSVGFWQIKRLKDFLIAKKLV; encoded by the exons ATGAATGTGAGGGGCATTGGGCTGTGGATGCTGTGTTACCTAGTGCTGACGGCTGCTATGTACTTTGATCTGGGTGAGCAGGAGGAGAAATGCCTCATCGAGGAGATTCCAGGCGACATGCTGGTCACAG GTTATTTTCTTTTGGAGAATTGGGATGCAAAAAATAACCTTAACTCCCCTCATCTTGGCCTCACTATCACTGTGCGAGATCCAAACCATGAC ATACTGATGAAAAAAAGATATGGCAGATTTGGAAAATTCACATTCACATCCCACGCTTCTGGCCCACATTGGTTGTGCATGCAGTCCAACTCAACAAGGTTTTCAGTTTTTGCCGGTGAAAGGCTG AGGATTCATTTTGATGTTCAGATGGGAGAGCACTCCATTGACCCCAGTGTTGAGAGACGCAAAGACACAGTCCAGACCATGGAGTACAGCCTGGAGCACCTGAGGGACCAGATCCTATACATCACCAGGCAGCAAGACTTCCAGAGG gaaagagaggagactTTCCGTCAGATCAGTGAAGAAACCAATGGGAAGGTTTTGTGGTGGGCTGTTGTGCAGACTTCCGTTCTACTATCAGTTGGATTTTGGCAAATCAAAAGACTGAAAGACTTCTTGATTGCAAAGAAGTTGGTTTGA
- the LOC139365778 gene encoding probable E3 SUMO-protein ligase RNF212 encodes MPYWICCNSCFNLPGPDCQLAVASCGHVICSVCFQKGKQGEYMICKAKCQVTPLSDKSSAEVKALFSDINSVATKHFTEISKVLLFQARHQKRLMVHYQKRNEKLELKMKQEIQQMSKKITAQNAYIAKLESTLQHQRCTIESILSDYITTWYGNCTAHNRKALQRVVRSAQRITGGNLPTLQDTYSTGCHRKAKISSRTTTT; translated from the exons ATGCCTTACTGGATCTGCTGTAACTCCTGCTTCAACCTCCCTGGTCCTGACTGCCAACTAGCTGTTGCCAGCTGTGGTCATGTCATCTGCAGCGTGTGTTTTCAGAAAG GCAAACAAGGGGAATACATGATATGTAAAGCAAAATGTCAAGTTACTCCTCTCTCAGACAAA agtagtgcagaagtgAAGGCCCTCTTCTCTGACATCAATTCTGTTGCAACCAAACACTTCACAGAGATAAGCAAG GTGTTACTATTCCAGGCAAGGCACCAAAAGAGGCTCATGGTGCATTACCAGAAGAGG AATGAAAAGTTAGAACTCAAGATGAAGCAAGAAATTCAGCAAATGTCCAA AAAAATTACAGCGCAGAATGCATATATTGCCAAGCTGGAGAGCACTCTTCAGCATCAAAG atgcacaattgaaagcatcctgtcagaCTATAtaaccacctggtacggcaactgcaccgcccacaaccgcaaggctctccagagggtggtgcggtctgcccaacgtatTACTGGGGGCAATCTAcccaccctccaggacacctacagcactggatgtcacaggaaggccaaaatatcatcaaggacaacaaccacctga